ATGACGAAGCCTGTAGCTGATTTGCTTTTGTGTCGACTTGACGAAGCCTGCGTAGCTGATCACGAACTATGCATGGACTTTCTATTTACTACTTTATATTGCTTACCTTACCTGTAAAAAATAGTggcgtactcagaaagtgataaactcagaaagtgacctaGGTATTAAGAAAGTGACCATTTATCCGGTCGCTACGAATATTTTTAccagtaggtatatatgtacaATGTAGGTGCCGTAGGTGCAGTCAGCATTAAATAGTGAAGGACAAAGATGTAGTGTTACTCTACTTAATCTATATTTTGCTACTTTGGCCCTCACTTTATTCTAGGTATTTGatgctcatcatcatcatcatcataacttaagatctttgctcttgtcggtggagtaatcgccaatcatttctttcttgtgtATTTGATGCTAACCCTAATTGTGAGAATAGCTATTGCCGTCATTAGGCAAAAACAGCTCGCCAATACTGCGTAGGTATTATTTACATAAACATAGAAACAATAAACTgcaacaatagttatttgtacaacaagagatcaaagtttgatatttcttcgagtgcttattttgagtcccgtgcaagcgaaagattctataatagattcacgagcgtagcgagtgaatctaatttagaatcttgagcgtagtgagagattcaaaagcgcacgagatgtaaataactttgatctcgtgtagtacacaaaatttttcaccctaagcagtgagaacatacctagagggacagagataatagaacccaagtatatcgaacttgtattagaccccgcatgttgaaatgacatttgactataaaggtcacttgaatgtcattttgtctcactcagtgagcaaaatcgcattttgatcactgagtgaaacacgctcagtgagcaaaatgcgattttgctcactgagtgagacaaaatgactcagtgagcaaaatcgcattttgctcactgtttttaagaagcaaagtacccttgttcgagctgctgaggtgaaaactaTTTGATTATTTCATTAAACAATAACATCCACATACCACATTGTAAACAATCTCCACCACGAAAAAAATATCTGTCTGATACTACGTCCTACGTGTCTGATATTACGCAGTAGTGGTATAGTAACGTGGCCAATGGTTTATAGAACTATTATTTTATGCAAGATTTTCCTTATTCCAAATTAACAAATACCTATTGATAATACACCTGAACACCTACCtaactaaatatatttaatatattgaaatacctattgatttaaactttacacataattaaatattaggattatgtacttttagctagCAACTGGACCTACAACATAGATACTTAATTGCGTTTACCTCGCCTTTTCAGTTTGTTATTAACTGTCAATTTGGGAAATGACATAATCTGTCATTTCAACGCCGTATAGGGTATTTCATcaactataaataataaattcccattatttattagtaatagaacattaaaataacataatggTACAATTGAAGCAAGTATCATTACGATTAAAGTccataaaaaatattcaaaaaattACAAAGACAATGAAGATGGTCTCTGCGAGCAAgtaaagtgattttttttttgtagatgtccaaaattaccttaataaacttaattttacTAGCAAGGTATTTTGTAGGTTCACTAGGGCAGAAAGGGAATTAAGAGCTGCCAGACCATTTGGCTATGCCCCACGAAAGTTCTACGAGTCGAGTAAGCTGGTGGCGGGCCCGGTCGATGCGACGCCAGGCGAAGGCAAGAAAGCGGCATCGGAGGCGGCGGTGGCGCCGGAGGCTGCAGCGGCACCTGACCAGGAGGCTGACAAGAAACTCAGGAGAGTGTACATTGCCGTGACTTCTGATCGAGGTAAGATACAGACTATGCAACTTAATATTATACAGAGTGAAGCTGGAAGCGTGAAAAAAGGATACGCCAGTGTGCAACGTATAAGGAAATAGCATTCTGTATGTCTGATTTCTTAACAGTAGTTTGCTTGTATAAGTCAGTACCTACTGACCTAGGTAATATAGGTGTATTGTTAAATAGACATATAGTCGACTAGCCGTAGTATTAGGCCTCttcatatatgtacatacctgAATACCTGAATACTAATCGGAAAGTCTTTACTCGTCATTTCAATATATGCTATCGAACTTCATCCATGGCCGTTaagttcattttattttattttgattataatcgtACGTTATTGACCCCATTTTGTTTGCATATTCTATATGTGTCAATGCCGCTATTCGCTTGAGACATTAATaaattgatttaattattattgcAAATAAAACGTTGATcatacttttatatttatttcctGTCTGTCAACAAAGATAAGGTTTTTAAAGAACATCGTTTCGTAAGTTGGCTAAAGTGCATGCGATTTTTGCCATGTACAACATGTTATGCTACTTAAATTaagctaatttaaaaaaatagtttaataaatttatagCCTTGTTTCCCCACGTCACTACCTGGAGGATATCATATATAAGCAGATTCAGTTTATAAAACAAGAACCCCATAAAATTTCAGCCTTTCAGGGCGAGGCTGGTCAAATGTGAAGGCAGGCTGAAGCTAATTTGATAGGTATCTATTTTTTCTTCAGGCATTGGTACGCTGCAATAAATTTACAAACTGTTTTATTTTACGCAAACCCGTGGTAATCGAGTTATCTGGACTCTTCGCCATTGTTAGATAGTGTAAttagtgtacagtcagcagcaatagttgctaagcgggcgaggtgttcaaaatgatcttgacgcgactttattgttaagagaataagagcgtgtcaaggtaattttgaacaccttgcccgcttagcaacttctgctgctgactgtaccttacATATTTGCAGGAGTAGTGATTCATAATGCATAGTGCTGCCATCTGTAGCCGGCTCATGGCATAAACTTGTTTCACAGGACTATGCGGTGGGGTCCACAGCGGCGTAGCTCGTCGCATCCGCCGTGATATGATAGCGAGAAACGCAGAGGGCGCCAACCACAAAATATTCGCCATAGGGGACAAATCACGCAGCATGCTTCGACGCCAGTTTGGGCCTAACATGATCATTTCCATTAAAGACGTATGACATACATATATCAGAGACTAATAAATATTCAAGACGAACAACCTCCATACAACACCGCGTTCCTCATGTGccttattaatatatttaaatttagctcTATAGGTACGTGTAACATC
Above is a window of Cydia splendana chromosome Z, ilCydSple1.2, whole genome shotgun sequence DNA encoding:
- the LOC134804855 gene encoding ATP synthase subunit gamma, mitochondrial-like is translated as MVQLKQVSLRLKSIKNIQKITKTMKMVSASKFTRAERELRAARPFGYAPRKFYESSKLVAGPVDATPGEGKKAASEAAVAPEAAAAPDQEADKKLRRVYIAVTSDRGLCGGVHSGVARRIRRDMIARNAEGANHKIFAIGDKSRSMLRRQFGPNMIISIKDIGRQTPVFADASLMAAALSDSGYVYDIGDIYYNKFYSAVKYELNVIPIFNKDKVETAPNMNAFDDVDAEQLESYTEWTLAALLYYALKESAASEQSARMSAMDNATKNASEMIRKLTLIFNRTRQSVITRELIEIISGAAALE